In the Sphingobacterium sp. PCS056 genome, TAACGGCGACATTTCTCCCTGAACGGCAAAACTCAATCCGATCACATTATAAAACAATGAAATACAAAAACTCAGATGAATGACGCGTACCGCATCTTTACTAAAGGCAAAAAACTGGGGTAATTTTTGAAAAGCGGCACCATCCAAAATAGCATCGCAACCAGGTGAAAAATTATTAATATCGTCACTTACGGCTATTCCTAAATCAGCAGCTTTTAAAGCTCCAGCATCATTCAAACCATCTCCAATCATACAAACATGACCTCCATTATCTTTAAACATTTGGATGATATCCAATTTATTCTGTGGAGACTGATTAAAAAGTAAGCGTGTTGTTGATGGAAAAATTTCTTTTAGCACCTCTTTTTTTCGATCATTATCTCCTGATATAAGATGCAGGTCATAATTTTTTAAATCATGGATAATACCGGAAAGTCCTGTTCGCCAGGATTGTTCCATTGCAAAGCTACCTTTCACTTTATCATTGATGGATACGAACACATAGGATGCTTCTTCTGTATTTTTGGGTGCATTCACAAATCGAGCGCTTCCGATTTTGATCGTATATTTTCCGATCTGTGTTATGGATCCCTCTCCTATCTTTTCTTCATATCGATCCACAGGGATCGGTTCTATATGATCTAACCACTTTACAATTTCTCGACTCAAGGGGTGACTTGAATTACGGCAAGCAGAATATACCAATACTTTTTCCTCCTGTGTCAAAAAGCCTTCAAAAACGATACCACTAACTGATGGTGAGGAAATCGTACCGGTCTTGTCAAAAATAATAGTATCAATGGCTGCCATCTGCTCGATAGCATCTGTATTTTTGACATAAAACTTATTTCTATCGAAGACACTTAGTGCTGCTGACAACGTAAATGGTGAACTGAGAGCTAAAGCACATGGACAGGCAATAATCAAAACAGCAGTAAATGCGCCCCATGCTTTATTAGGATCCTGCCCTACCATCCAAAATACAGTGGCTGATATGGCAATCAATAATAAAGCAATCGTAAAATATTTACTGATATAACTAATAAACGTCTGAAATTGGCGATCATATTGCTTATAATTATCGTTATTCCAAAGTTTGGTCAGATAAGATTGCGATACAGATTTGACCACTTCCAGTTCAATTGCTTCTGCCATTTGACGGCCGCCAGCATAGATCACCTCCCCTAATATCTTGGTGATAGGTTTAGATTCGCCGGTCACAAAACTGAAGTCAACACATGCTTCACCATGTAGCAAAACGGCATCAGCTGGTATAATTTCGTTATTACGAACTAATATCCGGTCACCGACCTGTAGTTCTGCAAGTTGAATTGCCTTCTCTTTTCCTTCTTGTATAGTGGTTACCGCTACGGGAAAATAACTTCGATAATCACGCTCAAAAGAAATATGATAATACGTCCTTTCTTGCACCCACTTGCCAATTAAAATAAAAAATACCAAGCTGCAAAGTGTATCTCCAAAACCTGCACCTGATTGTGAAATCACTTCGTAAGCAGTGCGTAGAAATAGTATAAAGATCCCGAGTGCCAAAGGAACGTCGAGATTCAATCTTTTTTGACGGATACTTAAAAATGCGGATTTAAAATAATCAGAAGCACTATAGCATAGTACAGGTAACGTAAATAAAAGATTGGCATATCCAAAAAATACCGAGTATGATTTTTCAAAACCTGCAAGTCCAAAATATTCTGGAAAACTCAACATCATAGAATTTCCAAAACAAAATCCTGCCACTGCGATCTTAGCGATCAATGGGTTTGAATTTACCTTCTTACCTTCTTTAACCACATCTTGTAAAGTGATCTTGGGCTCATAGCCTATACTCACCAAGAGTTCAACAAGATGATATAAGGATAAATCGGTATGCTTAAATGTGATGCTAGCTTGCTTTTTCATAAAATCAACCTTCGAGGAGATCACATGCGGATTGATTTTATATAGATTTTCTAATAACCATATACAGGAACTACAATGTATAACGGGTATGTAAAAAGTAATGATGGTGATCTGCTCATCCTTAAAATCGATCAATTTATCAACTATGGCAGCCTCATTCAAATACGATAAATCGGCGGTTTTTTCCCTGTTTGGACTTTCCCGGATGCTGATTATAACGGTAATAACTTTGCATGTTATTTTCGTTAAGAATCTGATAAACCGTTTGGCAGCCTAAACAACAAAAATCATGTTCAGCATACTGATAGCCGGCTAACTCAATTGTATCACCACAGTGAAAACAATGTTGCGCTACTTGAATCTCTTTCGTTTCCACCATCTTTTAATCGTTAAATCGCTTGACTGAATAGTTGCATTTCACTTTTTGATTTTTGTAATCTCAGATCAAATGCCATACATACATTTCGAAGAAAGGATTTACCTAAAGAAGTGATGATAATCTGATCTGAATCCATCTTAACGACTCCTTCATCGATCATTTCTTGTAATTTTTTCACAATCGTATCGTTACCCAAAAAGCCTTCGATCAATTGGGTCTCACCTTTACACATCAGATCTAAAATATATCGTCTTATGATGACATCTTCTGCATCGAGCAGGTGACCTTTAACCACAGGCAATTGACCTTGATCTAGCAACTGTTGATATTCTTCTACATGCTTGACATTCTGTGCAAAACCATCCCATGAATCGCTGATGGAAGAAACTCCTAAACCAATGAGTAAAGGACGATAGCGATCTGCATATCCCATAAAATTACGATGAAGTCTTTTTTCTTGGAATGCGATGAACAATTCATCTTCGGGTTTTGCAAAATGATCCATTCCGACATCGAGGTACCCTGCTTCTTGTATCAGTTTCTTCCCTTGCGTATATAAAGCTAACTTTTTCTTCTCCCTGAGGTAAATCTAGTTCTGTATAGTGGCGTTGGCCAGGCTTGATCCATGGAACATGTGCATAACTGTAAAAAGAAATACGATCTGGATCTAGGATTAAGGATTCTTTTATCGTTTCGGTGATAGTTTGTAAATTTTGTTTAGGCAAACCATATATTAAATCAAAATTAATCGAAGTATATCCAATCTTACGTGCTTCTTGCATGACGCGCCTCACATCAGCGACATCTTGTTTTCTATTGATCGTAAATTGGACCAATGGGTCAAAATCTTGAATCCCTAAACTTAATCTTCGAAATCCCAATTGATACAACACATCGAGGTGTTCAAAAGTCGTATTTCCAGGATGTGCTTCAAATGAAAAGGAAGCGTCTTCCGCTATTTGTGCATGAGATAAAATACCATTGATCAATTTCGCTAAATGCTCTGGAGCAAAAAAAGTAGGGGTCCCACCACCGAGGTGAATTTCAGAAATCAAAGGCGCACCTTCCTTTAATATTGCTGTATATATCCCCCACTCTTTCAGTAAACTATCGATATAGGGCAACTCAACTTTATGATTCTTGGTTATTCTTGTATTGCAACCACAATAGGTACACAGACTCTCACAAAAGGGCAAATGAATATATAGACTTATTCCAGAGTCTTTAGACTTTTGATAAGTATGATATACACTTTGCATCCATCCCTCAGTAGAAAATTGGTCATTATCCCAAAATGGAACTGTTGGATAACTGGTATAACGCGGTGCGGCAACATTATATTTTCGCACAAGATCTTGTATTGCTATTACACTATTCGTTTTCATGATCATCTTATAATTTCACTCCACAGTCTTTTAGACAACAACAAGCGGTTCCGACACATTTACCTGCACCCCAAAGATTTAAATTACGAATCGTTTGCTCTGCAATCCCTTTTGGAGTTTGATCCTCATAAGGTGTATTGGCAACCTGTATATCCAACTTTCCAGCTTCGATCAAATCAATATGTCCTGTACCTAAGGTACGTGTCAAAATACGATTGACACCCATATTTTTTAAAGTTCGCAACATCGAGGCTCCTAGTATATCATGGGCAGATATGATCACCACGTCTTTTCCTGTAGCATAGACTTTTGTTTCTTCATTAAGCCCATTAGCAATAAAGGTCAAATCATGCATTTTACCATTAGCGATTGCTAACAACTCTTTTTCAAAGGCCTGAATACTATAAACAACTACTTTCATGCTATCTTTTTTGATATTCTAATTCCGAACTAGTACAAAAGTAAATAGTCTACAAATATTTGTATATGAAGTTCATCAGCTTAAAATGTGATTTACGTCACAATATAGAGTGTCATTAAAAATCAGTTCTTAATAAATAAGGGCTGAATCCACGATGGATTCAGCCCTTATTTATTAAGAAAACAACAGGAATGTTATTGCTTAACTTTTCGCAGGTTATTAATAGAGAAAATACGTATCGCACTCTTCTCCTTTGCGATTAAATTTTCATCTCGGAAATCAGCTAATACTCTTGAGATTGTTTCGTTTGCCGTGCCAGCAATTGTTGCAATTCCCTCTCTTGATATTTGAATCACACATTCGTCTTTGACAGATGTATCAACCGTTTTTTCAGCAATACTAACGAGCGCATTGGCAATTCTTTTACGAACGGTATCGTAAGCGAATGCCAGCAATTGTTCTTCTTTTTCTCTGATATTGCCTGTCAACAGTTTAATGAATTTACCCGCGATCAAAGGTTTTCGATACAGCAATTCAAAGAAATCTTCTTTGGTGATTAGCGCAATCTCAGTTTTTTCTATTGCCTGCACATTGTCCGAATATTTTTCATTCAGTAACATGGCTTCGTACCCCAGATAAGCACCTGCAGATTGCATGTCTGTGGAGAGCTCGCGTCCATCTGTATAACATAAAAAACTTCTGACTTGTCCACTCAGCACAAAATAGACAAATACCGGAGAATCTCCTTCTTCGTAAATGGATTGCTTTTTTTTAAATACTTTGACACGAGATTTTTCAATAAGTTCTTTTAATAAAAAATCTTGTTCTTCAGGACTTAAATACAATGAGTTTTTAATGGCTATTGCTTCTCCGATCTGTCCTCTTTTTTTAAAACGTACATCAATGGCATTCAATAGTTCAACATCATCGAAAGGTTTTGTTAAATAGTCATCTGCCCCAAGCTCCATTGCTTTGCGCATATCCGAACGCTCTGCTTTTGCTGTCAGGAAAATAAACGGAATATGAGCCGTCTCTTCATGTCTGCTTAAAATATACAAAACCCCATATCCATCCAGTTCAGGCATCATGATATCGCATAGGATCAAATCGGGTAAATGAGCCATTGCTAGGTCGACACCAATCCGACCATTTTCTGCTGAAAGCACATCATAGCGCCCAGTTAACTCGAGAATCTCTGCTGTTCCTTCCCTTATATCTGTATTATCCTCTATGATAAGTATTGTTTTCTTTTCCACCTCCAATTATTTATTTTGAGTAAATACCATCTTTAAAAAAGTTCCTTCATTCAATGCCGATTTATATTCCATCACTCCATCCATCAGATGCACATAACGTTTTACAATATTCAATCCAAGACCAGTACCTGGAATATTTCCTGTATTATGCGCTCTAAAGAATGGTTCAAAGAGGTTCTTTTGTTCTTCCTCTGGAATACCTATACCGTTATCGCGAACTGTTATGATACAGGTGTCTCCTTCAATGATGGTATTAAATTCGATGAATGTATCCTCTCCAGAATATTTTATTGCATTTGAAATCAAATTTACAACTGCATTCTTCAACAAATTAGCATCCATCAAAAATACACCGACCTCACCTGTGTGTTGGTAGACGATATGTTGATTTTTCTTACAGATCAACTGCATCTCTTCAGTAATTTCTTCAGCAAGCTCAACGACATTGATCATCTGTTTATTGACCGTAACAACACCTGCTTCTAATTTTTCCAGCGATAAAAAGTCATTTAATATACTGGTGAGCAGTTGCACCGAATTTTTGATTTTACTTGTATGTTTCATGACACTTGCAAAATCAGGTTTTTCGAGATATTTATCGATCAGTGATGCTGATAGTTGTACCGAGCTCAATGGTGTTCTAAATTCGTGTGAAGCCATAGAAACGAATCGTGATTTCAACTGCCCCAATTCCTTTTCTTTTTCTAAAGATTTTGAAACTTCGGCCTTTGTTTTCTCCAATTCCGATACCAGCATGATCAGGTCTTTCGTTCTTTCACTTACCTTTTGTTCTAGCTCGACTGCATGTTTCTTCAACCGGTTTTCCGCAGCTTTCTCTCTTGTAATATCATGGATAAAGCCTGTGAAGATATTTCTATTTTTATACCAGACTTCGCTTACAGCTAAACGAAAAGGAAAGGTGGTTCCATCTTTCTTTCTGCCTAGAACCTCCCTTCCTAT is a window encoding:
- a CDS encoding heavy metal translocating P-type ATPase — translated: MKKQASITFKHTDLSLYHLVELLVSIGYEPKITLQDVVKEGKKVNSNPLIAKIAVAGFCFGNSMMLSFPEYFGLAGFEKSYSVFFGYANLLFTLPVLCYSASDYFKSAFLSIRQKRLNLDVPLALGIFILFLRTAYEVISQSGAGFGDTLCSLVFFILIGKWVQERTYYHISFERDYRSYFPVAVTTIQEGKEKAIQLAELQVGDRILVRNNEIIPADAVLLHGEACVDFSFVTGESKPITKILGEVIYAGGRQMAEAIELEVVKSVSQSYLTKLWNNDNYKQYDRQFQTFISYISKYFTIALLLIAISATVFWMVGQDPNKAWGAFTAVLIIACPCALALSSPFTLSAALSVFDRNKFYVKNTDAIEQMAAIDTIIFDKTGTISSPSVSGIVFEGFLTQEEKVLVYSACRNSSHPLSREIVKWLDHIEPIPVDRYEEKIGEGSITQIGKYTIKIGSARFVNAPKNTEEASYVFVSINDKVKGSFAMEQSWRTGLSGIIHDLKNYDLHLISGDNDRKKEVLKEIFPSTTRLLFNQSPQNKLDIIQMFKDNGGHVCMIGDGLNDAGALKAADLGIAVSDDINNFSPGCDAILDGAAFQKLPQFFAFSKDAVRVIHLSFCISLFYNVIGLSFAVQGEMSPLFAAILMPISTVTIISFTSLLTRWFAKRRGL
- a CDS encoding heavy metal translocating P-type ATPase metal-binding domain-containing protein is translated as MVETKEIQVAQHCFHCGDTIELAGYQYAEHDFCCLGCQTVYQILNENNMQSYYRYNQHPGKSKQGKNRRFIVFE
- a CDS encoding coproporphyrinogen-III oxidase family protein; amino-acid sequence: MKTNSVIAIQDLVRKYNVAAPRYTSYPTVPFWDNDQFSTEGWMQSVYHTYQKSKDSGISLYIHLPFCESLCTYCGCNTRITKNHKVELPYIDSLLKEWGIYTAILKEGAPLISEIHLGGGTPTFFAPEHLAKLINGILSHAQIAEDASFSFEAHPGNTTFEHLDVLYQLGFRRLSLGIQDFDPLVQFTINRKQDVADVRRVMQEARKIGYTSINFDLIYGLPKQNLQTITETIKESLILDPDRISFYSYAHVPWIKPGQRHYTELDLPQGEEKVSFIYAREETDTRSRVPRCRNGSFCKTRR
- a CDS encoding lactate dehydrogenase, with the translated sequence MKVVVYSIQAFEKELLAIANGKMHDLTFIANGLNEETKVYATGKDVVIISAHDILGASMLRTLKNMGVNRILTRTLGTGHIDLIEAGKLDIQVANTPYEDQTPKGIAEQTIRNLNLWGAGKCVGTACCCLKDCGVKL
- a CDS encoding response regulator is translated as MEKKTILIIEDNTDIREGTAEILELTGRYDVLSAENGRIGVDLAMAHLPDLILCDIMMPELDGYGVLYILSRHEETAHIPFIFLTAKAERSDMRKAMELGADDYLTKPFDDVELLNAIDVRFKKRGQIGEAIAIKNSLYLSPEEQDFLLKELIEKSRVKVFKKKQSIYEEGDSPVFVYFVLSGQVRSFLCYTDGRELSTDMQSAGAYLGYEAMLLNEKYSDNVQAIEKTEIALITKEDFFELLYRKPLIAGKFIKLLTGNIREKEEQLLAFAYDTVRKRIANALVSIAEKTVDTSVKDECVIQISREGIATIAGTANETISRVLADFRDENLIAKEKSAIRIFSINNLRKVKQ
- a CDS encoding PAS domain-containing sensor histidine kinase — its product is MESAKLLEAIIDHAIDGIITIDNRGLIESINPAACNLFGYSEEEVIGNNVSILMPEPDQSLHDSYIDNYKRTGHKKIIGIGREVLGRKKDGTTFPFRLAVSEVWYKNRNIFTGFIHDITREKAAENRLKKHAVELEQKVSERTKDLIMLVSELEKTKAEVSKSLEKEKELGQLKSRFVSMASHEFRTPLSSVQLSASLIDKYLEKPDFASVMKHTSKIKNSVQLLTSILNDFLSLEKLEAGVVTVNKQMINVVELAEEITEEMQLICKKNQHIVYQHTGEVGVFLMDANLLKNAVVNLISNAIKYSGEDTFIEFNTIIEGDTCIITVRDNGIGIPEEEQKNLFEPFFRAHNTGNIPGTGLGLNIVKRYVHLMDGVMEYKSALNEGTFLKMVFTQNK